One Candidatus Leptovillus gracilis DNA segment encodes these proteins:
- the metF gene encoding methylenetetrahydrofolate reductase [NAD(P)H]: MNAMQKLDAHLPTLSCEYFPPRNPAGWSALYATLSSAHDIGLDFVSVTYGAGGSTRQKTVSLVERIQSELHIDTMAHLTCAGHSRAELEAILNELQVAGIPAVMALRGDPPRGSQDFVQHPDGFRHASDLIDFMQRRYTFKIGCACYPEGHTESASVQQDITYLKLKQDCGADFAVTQLFFDNDYFFRFRDDARRAGVTIPIIAGLMPVTSTAQFDRFKSLSGCTIPDRLVEFLQVDSSEEVVQRGIEYGLAQSEELLNGGVDGIHLYTLNKSHSSAAIIAGLRENGRLSL, from the coding sequence ATGCGATGCAAAAATTAGACGCGCACCTGCCCACCCTTTCTTGCGAATACTTTCCGCCGCGCAATCCGGCCGGCTGGAGCGCCCTGTACGCCACGCTGTCCAGCGCCCACGACATCGGCCTCGATTTCGTCTCCGTCACCTATGGCGCGGGCGGCTCTACCCGGCAAAAAACAGTCAGCCTGGTGGAACGTATCCAGAGCGAACTACATATAGACACCATGGCCCACCTGACCTGCGCCGGTCATTCCCGCGCCGAGCTGGAAGCGATTCTGAATGAATTGCAGGTGGCCGGGATTCCGGCGGTGATGGCTCTGCGCGGCGACCCGCCCCGTGGCAGCCAGGACTTTGTGCAGCATCCCGATGGCTTCCGCCACGCCAGCGACCTGATTGACTTTATGCAGCGCCGCTACACCTTCAAAATTGGCTGCGCCTGTTACCCGGAAGGGCATACAGAATCGGCCAGCGTGCAGCAAGACATTACCTATTTGAAGCTGAAGCAGGACTGCGGCGCCGATTTTGCCGTGACGCAGTTGTTTTTCGACAACGACTATTTTTTCCGCTTCCGCGATGATGCCCGCCGCGCCGGTGTGACCATTCCGATTATCGCCGGGCTGATGCCGGTGACATCTACCGCCCAGTTTGACCGCTTTAAATCGTTGAGCGGCTGCACCATTCCCGACCGGTTGGTTGAGTTTCTTCAGGTGGACAGCAGTGAAGAGGTGGTGCAGCGCGGGATTGAGTATGGGCTGGCGCAGTCTGAAGAACTGCTGAACGGCGGCGTGGACGGCATTCATCTGTACACGCTGAACAAATCCCACTCGTCGGCGGCGATTATTGCCGGGCTGAGGGAGAACGGCCGTTTAAGCCTTTAG